In Maridesulfovibrio sp., a single genomic region encodes these proteins:
- a CDS encoding RNA polymerase factor sigma-32 yields MTSNDDPIELEIVENEETEVPKDDFLPTPKARGEIATRDPLHLYLQEISRFPLLDPDEEFRLAKRVQENGDQEAAFRLISSHLRLVVKIAMDFQRRWMQNVLDLIQEGNVGLMKAVNKFDPDKGIKFSYYAAFWIKAYILKYIMDNWRMVKIGTTQTQRKLFYNLNKERQRLQTLGFDPTTSQLSENLNVSEEEITEMDQRLAKNDLSLNLKFGEDSEATRMDFLPDLGLGVEETLANKEISTLLLEQLRTIVPDLNDKEQVILNDRLLSDSPRTLREIGEEFGVTRERVRQIEARLLDKLKEHLADKIQDFSPDWIPENEHTAY; encoded by the coding sequence ATGACATCAAATGACGACCCCATAGAATTGGAAATCGTTGAAAACGAGGAAACGGAAGTTCCGAAGGATGACTTTCTCCCCACGCCGAAAGCACGCGGGGAAATAGCTACTAGGGACCCTCTGCATCTGTACCTGCAGGAAATCAGCAGGTTTCCGCTGCTGGACCCGGATGAAGAATTCCGGCTGGCCAAACGGGTGCAGGAGAACGGCGACCAGGAAGCCGCCTTCCGCCTGATTTCATCGCACCTAAGACTGGTGGTGAAAATCGCCATGGACTTTCAGCGCCGCTGGATGCAGAACGTTCTGGACCTTATTCAGGAAGGGAATGTCGGCCTCATGAAGGCGGTCAATAAATTCGACCCCGACAAGGGGATCAAATTTTCCTATTACGCAGCTTTCTGGATCAAGGCATATATCCTGAAATACATCATGGACAACTGGCGCATGGTCAAAATCGGGACAACCCAGACCCAGCGCAAGCTGTTCTACAACCTCAACAAGGAACGCCAAAGGTTACAGACCCTTGGCTTCGACCCCACGACTTCGCAGCTTTCCGAGAATCTCAACGTGAGCGAAGAGGAAATTACGGAAATGGACCAGCGGCTGGCCAAGAACGACCTCTCGCTGAACCTGAAATTCGGTGAGGATTCGGAAGCCACCCGCATGGATTTCCTGCCCGATCTCGGACTTGGTGTTGAAGAAACTCTTGCCAACAAAGAGATTTCCACATTACTGCTTGAACAGCTCAGAACGATTGTTCCGGACCTGAACGACAAGGAACAGGTGATTCTGAATGACCGTCTTCTTTCCGATTCTCCGAGAACCCTGCGGGAAATCGGTGAAGAGTTCGGAGTAACCAGGGAACGGGTACGCCAGATCGAAGCAAGGCTTCTTGATAAGCTTAAGGAACATCTGGCCGATAAAATACAAGACTTTTCTCCTGACTGGATACCAGAAAATGAACATACTGCTTACTGA